In the genome of Canis lupus familiaris isolate Mischka breed German Shepherd chromosome 17, alternate assembly UU_Cfam_GSD_1.0, whole genome shotgun sequence, the window ttcatcagttgcatataacaccatacccattccctcttcccctccagtaacccagtttgtttcctatagttaaggaACTTCCATTTTGCCTCCCTCTATGATttcgtcttattttatttttccctctcggatccctgggtggcgcagtggtttggcgcctgcctttggcccagggcacgatcctggagacccgggatcgaatcccacgtcaggctcccggtgcgtggagcctgcttctccctctgcctgtgtctctgcctctctctctctctctgtgactatcataaataaatgaaaaataaaaaaaaaaaaagatttatttttccctctcctcccctatgatcctctgctttctttttttttaaataataatttctgttttgtttcttaaatttcacctgagtgaaatcatataattgtctttctctgattgacttgtttgcttagtataataccctccagtgccatccacattgttgcaaatggtaagattttttttttgatggctgagtaatattccattgtatgtgtgtatgcataaaATCAcatcttctgggcagcccaggtggctcagcagtttagcatcaccttcagcccagggcctgatcctggagacccaggatcgagtcccacgtcgggctccctgcatggagcctgcttttccctctgcctgtgtctctgcctctctctctctctttctcactctctctctgtgtctcatgaataaataaaatcttaaaaaaaaacaacaacaacccacatcttctttatccattcatttgttgatggacatctggactctttccatagtttagctattgtggacattgctgctatagacattggggtgcaggtgcccctttggattactatgtttgtatcttttgggtagaTACTTAGTTTCTTACAGCTTTTATCCTCTCATCCTAGATCTATCCTTTGGaatcatttataattacatttattcctTATCCCATTTAGCAGCCTTTCAAGAATTTTATCTTTCCTAAGCAAAATATCACTAAAATTgctcaaagtttaaaaaataagcatgttGAAAggtatctaaaaatatatagttttgcCATTATTTCTGATATAATCAGGTAAGGTCATACATTAATCACATGTGATAACTgatttaggagtctttttctCAGACAAATTATCAGAACCTGACGTAATGATACACTACAGTCTTATCAAGTCAATTCTTTTCAATGGCTTAAGATTATTTTCTATCAAATGGCACAGAATGGGATACTTACTTTGAACTGTTTCTTAGTTCAAACTCTCAAAGCCATAATTGAAAATGTCTAATTGCCTCTAACCATGCTTACACTCAaaactcaaatatatttctaaggCACATCCATTTCTGTACTAGTTCCccaataaatgaatataaataaagtcTCAGGTGACAGGAGTTCAGCTTCTCCTATGGAAGATTATTCCCCATATATCTGTTAACAAAATTACAACAAACGTGAATACAAAGTTTAACAAACACAGGATACTCTGAAGGTTCGCACATAAGGGAGAAGGAAACACTCCTATGAAAGCCATTTCCTTACCTCCAGGGCGTTCATGTGCCCCATCTGTGTGGAGCAGCATTGCAATGGGCATTCCAACATTTTTTGACCTCCCAGCCACAACCACATTCTTCCCTAGGGTTGGAATGCCtataaagaaacatatatttgtatGAAAAGGAATGCTAGACTATGTTAGAATGAGCACCAAACAAGGAAGGCAGAGGACCTAGAATGTCAATCTAACCGTGATAAGGAAGGGAGTTTCTAAGCTTGTTACCTCATCAGTCAAGGGGGCCCATCACTTGCTACACATCCTGAAGGCTAAAAGAACAGGAGACAAAGCACCCTGGAAGCTACAAAATTTTATGAGTGTGCACTATCGACACAATGAAACCTTAAGTTTCCTTTACGGAGGCTTCTACATTACATAGCAACAAAGTCAATATAGGCAAATAGTCAAAACAGGCAACtgctgggagaggcaggctctgtggGCAGGACTGGGGGACATGTGGCCAGAGTGTACACTCTGGGACTATATATGGTCTATTACCACTTGCGAGTACTAACTGCAAGTTAGTACTTTTCATGATACTAACACAGACATACAATTACGGGATATACCTACCAGTTCGCTTAATTATTTCCCAGACACCCCATGGGGTAGCTGGTAACATGGAATACTGGTCCAGACACATTCGCCCTACATTAATTACATGAAAACCATCAACATCCTTGTCAGGAGAAACAGCGTTGCAGACCTTTCTCTCATCGATGTGctctgaaaaagaaatcagagcagCAGCTTGAAGTCACTGTTATGTAGTTAGCGCTGCTTGACACCAGCTTATCTGATTTATCTTGCAAACCCATTCCCCTTCTACCTCCATAATTTACCTCTTGGTCTGCACTGAAGGAACATACACCAGGCAAAGCCAAATGCCAATATCAAAGGCAGTGTCTTCTTATACAACTGCTTTCCTCTGCTGCTATTTTGTATCAATTCCAAATCAGAGTAATTAGTATTCTAAGTAGGTCTGTGCATACCTAATAAGATATTCACTCTCTTGAGCTtacctcccctttttttttttttttttattttttttttattttttaaattttatttatttatgatagtcacacagagagagagagaggcagagacataggcagagggagaagcaggctccatgcagggagcccgatgtgggattcgatcccgggtctccaggatcgcaccctgggccaaaggcaggcgccaaaccactgctccacccagggatccccttacctCCCCTTTAAGTCAAATCCACATGAGGCGCTAGGTGTATAAAGTAGCTAAGAATCCTCTCCTCAGAAATCATTCTAAGTGGCAGAGTCCAAAACTCACCTGGAAGAGGCAGCTGAACAAGGAGGCCATCtacattatcatcattatttagTTTATTGATTAAATTCAATAGTTCATCCTCTGAAATTGAAGCTGGTTTCACAATTGTCTCACTGTTGATTCCTGTAAGAAAATTCCAacgttaaaatatatatatatctcaaggCATTTACTGAGCAATGCTATGTTGCCTGCCATGGCATTCTAACATAGAGGTTCTTCATCACACCAACCCTGGTAGCTAAAAAGTTCCCAAGTCACCTAAAAAAGTAACTTCACAAATATACATGCTAGAGGATGTTGGCTTGACAATTCTCTACATTATTCTACACTATCCTCATGAACCTCTATTTATAgacaaggagactgaggctcagcaaAATTGAAACACAAGCCAGCCAGTGATGAAGGCAATCCTTCCAGTTCCAGAGCCCCTGTTGTTGCTATTGCATAGTGTTTCCTCCCAGCATCTTAAGAAACCACAGCTTGCTATTTTCTAGAGGTTCCAAAAGTTTTTCGATGAAAAGAGCAGGAGGCCTCAATCCTCAGTGATAAAGAACAGAGTATACCAAGGACTCACAGCCCAGGCACATGGCCCAGCCACACCAGTGGTTTCACAACCTCTCAGGAAAGAAGGACACCCAGGGCTCACACCACTGAcccacagaggaggaggaagaggcagagccaAGCCTACACCCCTGATCTACCATCACACAGAGTCAGTGGTATAGTGAGACCTACAACACAAACCTCCCATCACCCAGACCCTCAGCTTCTGCATTCAAAACTCTAACACCACATGATTTAATTGGCTTTGGACTAAGTTGGTAGAGAAGCTGAAAGCTACTTCCCAGCAGTCAGTCTTTTCCTTCAAACCCTAGGACTGTGTTCTAGGCCACATCACTGAGGCCTCCTTAACCAAGTGCTCAAACATCTCAGCCAGACTCTCCTTATTGCTCAAGAAAAGCAGATGTAAACTGTGTTCAAGGTCACTTGTCAAATGTTAAGACTAAAGACAGAATTTAGCTTACAATCCAGGAGACACTGAGAATACCAACCATTTTCTTTCCATCCTAGTTTATAAGCCTCCCAGGCAGAAAGGCCTAACTTCTTTATGACAACATTCTGGATACAGTTCAATCACATCAGCTTCCTCTGCTTGAGTCTTCTAATCAGAAAAACGAATCATGAATGACAATGGAGTTCGCCTCAGATAAGCCACAATTTAACAGCAGTCAGGGTCTGAGAGTGACACATACCCACTTCGGCAGCTGCCCTGGTTTTGTTGAGGACATAGGAGTGACTTGCAGGATTCTCACCAACCAGAACCACACTCAGGTGCGGCCGCTTGTTGCCTGATgccacccactcttccacctccTGCCGCACTTCCTGCTTGATTTGCTGGGCAAGTTTCCTTCCAGAGATGATGACAGCTTCATCTCTGCAGAATGCAACAACAGTCACAAAACCAAATAGCTTAAATTTCTGGGAAAACTAAAAAAGatcagattacaaaaaaaaaaaaagttattaactACCCCAAACTTAAAGAGTAGATTCAAACACATGGTCCCTAATCTGAGGGACAACAGAAATCTGAAGGGCAGTCTCAAAGTGACAAATCTGTGTCTAGCTACTTGTTCAGAAAGATAACGTTGACTGACATAGTTACTAGCATTACCCTGAAGCTTGAAGAGTTTACGTGAGTGAAGGCTAGTACTTGGCAAAGCTGGGTCTCATATCCAGCTCTCTCTGAATCCAGAGTCCAGGCTCTCACCACTATAccatcctgccccctgccccctgacaAAATGATAGACGCCGCCCCCCCCTCCGCCAAGTTTCCcactgttttaatttgcactgTTTTATTTGACCCGTCACCACTAAGAGGTTAATGGTGTTTCCTATATGCTTATATACCATTTTGTAGTCTGTGTTTTGTACATGTTATTAGCATCCAGTCATATGTTTCAAACCATTTCCTAGTTAAGTCAATTGGCTTTGAGTTTCTGTGATGCtttcacatatataaattatgtcaTGCAATTAAACCAATAAACAATATTCTGGACAGGCCAAACCTCAAAATTACCATTGCTCCCCACAGCCCTCCTAGAGAAGACTTTCCCAGTGAGAATAAGGGCTGGCAGGGGACTAGAGGAGGTTCTATCCCATGGGTGGCAGTGTGCTCTACCCTGGGGCCCTGGTAGCCACAGACCAGGAGTATCTGACACTAGGGACAACAATTTCTAGGCAGGCCACTGGTCCAGCTGGTGCAAAAGCTCACGGCAACAGCAGCAGTGGTAGGTAACTAGACTGATAAGAGCTTCTCCCCGAAAGCTCTTCACATCCACACACTCAAACCGGAGGACTTGTTGGTAGGAGAAGCTGAAGAAAGCCgtagaaaaaaagtagaaacaggggatccctgggtggctcagcggtttggcgcctgcctttagcccagggcacgatcctggagtcccgggattgagaccctcatcaggctcccggcatggagcctgcttctccctcctcctgtgtctctgcctctctctctctccctatgtctatcataaaataaataaataaatctttaaaaaaaaagaaaagaaaaaagtagaaacagaacAGCGATCACGCTCATAGTAGATGGAGCAAGAGAGGTGGAAACTGCTATTGGAGGGGCAACGAGAAAAGTCAGGGTCTGAAAGAACCTCCAGTTCCCAAAACCATGTTCAGACCTCTGAGAGGCCACTGCTTCCCAACAGGAACTGTTTATGCAGCTCTTCCTGGGTTCTAATGTGGAAGATTCCTGCCTTTCTTATTTCCATACATGTCCTTACAAGTTCCCAATACTTCATGTGCGCTAAGCACCTGCTCCTTAAGCATAAAGCTCTCAGTGGAAACAAGTCTTTCCCTTTAGTTTTCAGTCTCAGTATCAATGAAGGATGCTTCAACCTCAAGACCAATGAGACACATGATTGtctgaaatattaagaaaatttccCCTTATAGCACATATCCAATTCTCAGGGATAACACCAAGGTACTGGTTATCTTGTATGGTCagatagaattctttttttttttttaagattttatttttaagtaatctttacaccaaGCATGGAGCTCAAGCTgacaactttgagatcaagagtagcacaCTCCacccattgagccagccaggcaccccacgtatgattcatttttaagaccactgttatttaaaatggaattttaaagctTCAACAGTCTTTAAACCTTCCATGCTTCTTTCCATTAAGATTAAATACCTATTTTAAACCAGACTGAAATGTCTTAGATATAAAGGGGTAATTTCATATCTAAACCttatattaatttgtatttatatcttGGGGGTAgtaaaaagataacattttataGGAAACCAAGTACTATTACCCAAATTTTATGTAATAACACAAGCATAGCACAAAATAGATAATAGCATTTCACATATACACATGGTATATAAGGAACTGAAAACATGTTAACATTCGCAAATCTATTTTAGATTTAGAGTTGAAGTGGCTTCATTCAAAGGGCTTTGGATACAAACACCTCTAGCAACATTCCTGGGGAACAGCTCCAGTCCAGAAATGCATTCCCAACCCTGGAATGCTGTAGaatgaaagattattttaaaagagcttacgacaggggatcccggggtggctcagcggtttagcgcctgccttcggcccaggtgtgatcctggagtcctgggatcgagtcccacatcgggctccctgcgtggagcctgcttctccctctgcctgtgtctctccttctctctctctctctctctctctgtgtctctcaagaataaataaaatcttttaaaaatataaaaaaaaaaaataaaagagcttacGACAATGATTTATACTGAATGAAATAACATAAAGTACAAGGCACATATATTCAAGAAACATTAATTTCTTACTCTCTTTCATTGGTTAGATTTACACACATGCATATCCttaatatagcatatatatatttacttacacACTCATAAGGATATGTGTGTCTTTaattgcattttcttaaaaagttccttttaaggggcgcctgagtggttcagttagttaagtgtctgccttgggctcaagtcatgatctcagggttgtgggatagacACTACTCACCCCCCCATATGGCTACAAGctggttccctctccctctgctcccaccctccccaccccagcactccctttctctcaaataaataattaaaatatttttttaaaaatctgaaagcaaTACACTTAGACAAAATGGTAGCAGCACATTTGAGCTAAGAATGATATACTAAAATTAAGA includes:
- the MTHFD2 gene encoding bifunctional methylenetetrahydrofolate dehydrogenase/cyclohydrolase, mitochondrial; translated protein: MAAVSIASTLAIRLLRPARSCRLRHRPFHLSVVRDEAVIISGRKLAQQIKQEVRQEVEEWVASGNKRPHLSVVLVGENPASHSYVLNKTRAAAEVGINSETIVKPASISEDELLNLINKLNNDDNVDGLLVQLPLPEHIDERKVCNAVSPDKDVDGFHVINVGRMCLDQYSMLPATPWGVWEIIKRTGIPTLGKNVVVAGRSKNVGMPIAMLLHTDGAHERPGGDATVTISHRYTPKEQLKKHTVLADIVISAAGIPNLITADMIKEGAAVIDVGINRVQDPITAKPKLVGDVDFEGVRKKAGYITPVPGGVGPMTVAMLMKNTIIAAKKVLRLEEREVVKPKERGVASN